The following is a genomic window from Aquipuribacter nitratireducens.
GGTGGGCGCCCCGCCGCAGCACCGTGCGGCGCCCGTCCGGCCGCAGGGCCACGACCCCGAGGGACGACCCGAGCAGGGTGAGCGCCGTCGCCCCGGGCAGGTACCGCCACACCGTGTCCTGCAGGTCCTCGACGTCCTCCCGCGGACCCAGCCCCTGCGCGCGCCGCACGTCCTCGTGGTGCACGACGAGCTCGGCGAGGTTCGCCACGACGTCGACCCCCGGCAGGGCGAACGGCGACCACGGCGGCGGGCCGGAGCGGAACCGTGCGACGACCTCGTCCAGCCCGCGGCGGGTCTCGGCGACGCGCGCCCGTTCCAGCAGCCCGCTCAGCGGCGGCACCACGAGCCCCACCGCGAGGTCGGGCCGGCGCTCGCGGACGACGAGGTGCGCCGCGAGGCCGAGCACGTCCCAGCCCTCGCACAGCGTCGGGGCATGGGCGCCGGCCGAGAGGAGGCTGTCGCAGAGCGCCTCGCGCTCCTGCTGCGTCGTCGCGCGCAGCGCGGCGAGCGGCTCGATGAGGTCGGTGCGGACGGCGCTGACGACGTTCGTGACCATCCCGCCATCCTGCGGCACCGTGCGGCGGGGCGGCCACCGGGCGCCGGGCGGTGCTGTCCGGGGGACGTGGCAGGCTTGACGCGTGACAGACGCCCCCACCTTCCGGGAGGGGCTCGGCGTCATCGGCAGGGGGATCCGGGACGAACCGCGCACGTTCACCGTGGCGGTCGTCGGCAGCGCGCTCTTCGGGGCGGCGCTCGCCGGCAGCGGCTGGGTCCTCGGCCGGGTGACCGACGCCGTGCTCGTCCCCGCCTTCGACGCCGGCACCGTGAGCGCGCGCGACGCCTGGCTCGCGTTCGGCGCCATGGCCCTCGTCGGCCTCCTCACCGCGCTCGGGGTCATCGTGCGGCGCGGGTACGCGACCGTCACGCAGTACCGCCTCCAGGCCCGCTACCGCCGGCGCGTCTCCCGGCAGTACCTGCGCCTGCCCCTGGCATGGCACCGACGCCACCCGACGGGCCAGCTGCTGAGCAACGCCAACGCCGACGTCGAGGCCGCCTGGACGGTGTTCGCCCCCCTGCCGTTCAGCTTCGGCGTCGCCGTCATGCTCGTCGTCGCCGGCATCACGATGTTCGGCGAGGACGTCGTCCTCGGTGCCGTCGCGTTCACCGTTCTCCCGCTGCTCGCGGTGAGCAACGGGCTGTACCAGAAGGTGATGTCGCCGCGCGTCAGCCGGGCCCAGCAGCTGCGGGCGGACGTCTCCGACGTCGCCCACGAGTCCTTCGACGGCGCGCTCGTCGTCAAGACCCTCGGCCGCGAGCGCGAGGAGACCGACCGGTTCGGTCGCCGGGCGCAGGAGCTGCGCGAGGCCAACGTCGCCGTCGGGCGGGCCCGGGCCGCCTTCGAGCCCGTCGTCGAGGCGCTGCCGACGCTCGGCACCCTCGTCGTCCTCGCCGTCGGCACGCTGCGCGTCGCCTCCGGCGCGGTCGACGCCGGTGTCGTCGTCCAGGTCGCCTACCAGCTCACCCTCCTCGCCTTCCCCGTGCGAGCCATCGGGTGGGTCCTCGCCGAGCTCCCCCGCTCCGTCGTCGGCTGGCGCCGCGTCGACGCGGTGCTGCGGGCCGAGGGCCGCATGCGCCACGGCGCCGAACGGCTGCCGGTCACGCGGCTCGGTCGCGCGGTCAGCGCCGAGGGCGTGGTCCACGACGTCGTCGACCCCGACGGCAGCCGGCAGCGCCTCCTCCACGGCGTCGACCTCGTCGCCCCCCGCGGGTCCACGGTCGCGGTCGTCGGGTCCACGGGCAGCGGCAAGTCGACCCTCGCCTCCGTCCTCGTCCGCCTCGTCGACCCGGCCGAGGGTCGGGTCCGTCTCGACGGCCTCGACGTGCGCGACGTCGTCGCCGGCGGCGAGCCGGGCAGCCTGCCCTCGACCGTCGCCTACGTGCCGCAGGGCACGTTCGTCTTCGACGACACCGTCCGCGGCA
Proteins encoded in this region:
- a CDS encoding TIGR03085 family metal-binding protein, with protein sequence MVTNVVSAVRTDLIEPLAALRATTQQEREALCDSLLSAGAHAPTLCEGWDVLGLAAHLVVRERRPDLAVGLVVPPLSGLLERARVAETRRGLDEVVARFRSGPPPWSPFALPGVDVVANLAELVVHHEDVRRAQGLGPREDVEDLQDTVWRYLPGATALTLLGSSLGVVALRPDGRRTVLRRGAHPVVLTGEPIDLLLRLFGRRAAQVDVGGPSLSVQRFERARLGV
- a CDS encoding ABC transporter ATP-binding protein, translating into MTDAPTFREGLGVIGRGIRDEPRTFTVAVVGSALFGAALAGSGWVLGRVTDAVLVPAFDAGTVSARDAWLAFGAMALVGLLTALGVIVRRGYATVTQYRLQARYRRRVSRQYLRLPLAWHRRHPTGQLLSNANADVEAAWTVFAPLPFSFGVAVMLVVAGITMFGEDVVLGAVAFTVLPLLAVSNGLYQKVMSPRVSRAQQLRADVSDVAHESFDGALVVKTLGREREETDRFGRRAQELREANVAVGRARAAFEPVVEALPTLGTLVVLAVGTLRVASGAVDAGVVVQVAYQLTLLAFPVRAIGWVLAELPRSVVGWRRVDAVLRAEGRMRHGAERLPVTRLGRAVSAEGVVHDVVDPDGSRQRLLHGVDLVAPRGSTVAVVGSTGSGKSTLASVLVRLVDPAEGRVRLDGLDVRDVVAGGEPGSLPSTVAYVPQGTFVFDDTVRGNITLGLDDVPDEQVWHALRAARADGFVSALPEGLDTRVGERGASLSGGQRQRLAIARALVRRPSVLVLDDATSAVDPTVEQQILGALRGSDGVTVLVVAYRRSTIALADTVVHLEHGRVVDHGSHEELMSRDTGYRTLVEAYARDAAEREQLAGRGSGA